A DNA window from Deltaproteobacteria bacterium contains the following coding sequences:
- a CDS encoding antitoxin, RHH family protein: MPTDLPRLNVVLEKPLHRALSKAAKKAGMSLSLKARNLIREALELEEDLYWESRASERSKTFDSKKALSHEEVWNR, from the coding sequence ATGCCGACCGATCTTCCAAGGCTGAATGTCGTTCTCGAAAAGCCGCTTCATCGGGCCTTGTCAAAGGCCGCGAAAAAGGCGGGGATGTCGCTCTCGCTCAAGGCCCGCAATCTGATTCGCGAGGCGCTTGAGCTGGAGGAAGACCTTTATTGGGAAAGCAGGGCCTCCGAGCGGTCAAAAACGTTCGATTCCAAAAAAGCCCTTTCCCACGAAGAGGTCTGGAACAGGTAA
- a CDS encoding type II toxin-antitoxin system RelE/ParE family toxin yields MAFKISYHPDVSRIDIKSIDKKMQRRIKTAIEMRLAADPWRFGAPLHRSLKGFRKLRVGDYRVIYDVAGEEVRIYVVGNRKEVYGSAMREWH; encoded by the coding sequence GTGGCCTTCAAAATCTCCTACCATCCCGACGTTTCCCGCATCGACATCAAGTCCATCGACAAAAAAATGCAAAGGAGGATTAAAACGGCCATCGAGATGCGCCTGGCGGCTGATCCATGGCGCTTTGGGGCGCCGCTTCACCGAAGTCTTAAAGGGTTTCGCAAGTTGAGGGTCGGAGATTACCGGGTGATTTACGATGTGGCGGGGGAGGAAGTGCGTATCTACGTCGTCGGAAACCGCAAGGAGGTCTATGGATCGGCCATGAGAGAGTGGCATTAA
- a CDS encoding type II toxin-antitoxin system VapC family toxin gives MNYFFDANVCIFSVRGRFPSIKKRLERLTPEDIKIPSIVWAELLLGAKKSNNHEKALETIHRFLLPYEVLPFCAKAADIYADIRHHLEAKGTPIGPNDLIVASTVMAHDGILVTHNTGEFQRINNLRLEDWTT, from the coding sequence ATGAATTATTTCTTCGACGCCAATGTCTGCATCTTTTCTGTCAGGGGGCGTTTTCCCTCGATCAAAAAAAGATTGGAACGGCTGACTCCGGAAGACATCAAGATTCCATCCATCGTCTGGGCCGAACTTCTTCTGGGCGCCAAAAAGAGCAACAACCACGAAAAAGCCCTTGAAACAATTCACCGGTTTCTTTTGCCATACGAGGTTCTTCCGTTTTGCGCCAAGGCCGCCGACATCTATGCGGATATTCGCCATCACCTTGAAGCGAAGGGAACGCCCATAGGACCCAATGATTTGATCGTTGCCTCCACCGTCATGGCCCACGATGGCATACTTGTCACGCACAACACCGGAGAGTTCCAAAGGATCAATAACTTAAGACTTGAAGATTGGACGACATGA
- a CDS encoding toxin-antitoxin system, antitoxin component → MPQLNVYIDDKTLKKIESAARAGHFSISGWVKLRLTQALKSSWPEGYFDLFGSLQGTRLKRPPQLKFGRDARRARL, encoded by the coding sequence ATGCCGCAGTTAAATGTCTACATCGATGACAAAACACTCAAAAAAATCGAATCGGCCGCCCGGGCCGGCCATTTTTCCATCTCCGGATGGGTCAAGCTTCGCCTCACCCAGGCCCTCAAAAGCTCCTGGCCGGAAGGCTATTTCGATCTGTTCGGCAGTTTGCAGGGCACCCGCCTGAAACGCCCCCCCCAACTGAAATTCGGTCGAGATGCCCGCAGGGCCAGGTTATGA
- a CDS encoding PLP-dependent aminotransferase family protein gives MSDRPEGLRDIPVPEYWRYEPPAVTRRMASMLAELEAAGSADEVAHLGPGYPSPAVSYPLEDDAHYAAWLEFETNRREMTLSKYLSSLRAYGPTEGWPDFRKNFARVYGNDFGGQMEPEALIPTTGATGGIDLMATAVAQYGEPVAVITDSPTYAGVTARLQRDRNTRIYSVEMDEEGPIPHMFAEAIDRARRDGRFVAFYYTIPDGHNPAGMSFSRERRDEIYRICREKDILLVEDAPYTYISFEPEGRRPKPFFANDPDGRVIHLFTASKIWEPGMRVGYAHVPSHMMTADRRSLSLRRILLSIGGSAYLFLNPTPYAVFNSILHRKKGDDSFELSTLWDRARRKVEIYGENRSILLKGLEHYFGGHRDMIDWTVPGAGFFVVVRFKGAPFITDMDFVADLLQQDKVTAIPTNDFFPPDAKERNPAVSHGALRLSFSFTRSDDPDLRRAEIERAVNRFGPAILRRLGRGVPPPMAPTFGPAGSADGSTSVSTFALGAASAVLTVPSLTVPLALPAPSVGCLPLPMPV, from the coding sequence ATGTCCGATCGTCCTGAAGGATTACGGGATATTCCTGTACCCGAATACTGGCGCTATGAGCCCCCCGCGGTTACCCGACGAATGGCCAGCATGCTTGCCGAGCTGGAAGCGGCCGGATCGGCTGATGAAGTGGCTCATTTGGGCCCAGGATATCCAAGTCCCGCCGTCTCTTATCCCCTTGAAGACGACGCTCATTACGCCGCCTGGCTCGAATTTGAAACGAATCGCCGTGAAATGACCCTGTCGAAGTACTTGAGCAGTCTGCGGGCATACGGACCCACGGAAGGATGGCCTGATTTCCGCAAAAATTTTGCCCGCGTCTATGGGAATGATTTTGGAGGTCAAATGGAGCCGGAGGCGCTCATTCCAACCACGGGAGCCACCGGCGGCATCGATCTGATGGCGACCGCTGTCGCCCAATATGGCGAACCGGTGGCTGTGATTACCGACAGTCCCACCTATGCGGGAGTCACCGCCCGCCTCCAACGGGATCGCAATACAAGGATTTACAGCGTCGAAATGGATGAGGAGGGACCGATTCCCCATATGTTCGCCGAGGCAATCGATCGGGCCCGCCGGGATGGGCGTTTTGTCGCCTTCTACTATACGATTCCCGACGGCCATAATCCGGCCGGCATGTCGTTTTCCCGGGAAAGGCGCGATGAAATTTACCGAATCTGCCGGGAAAAAGACATTTTGCTTGTCGAAGACGCTCCCTACACCTACATCAGTTTCGAACCGGAGGGCAGACGGCCCAAGCCCTTTTTTGCAAACGATCCCGACGGGCGAGTCATTCATCTCTTTACGGCATCGAAGATATGGGAGCCGGGCATGAGGGTGGGTTACGCGCACGTTCCATCGCACATGATGACCGCGGACAGGCGAAGTTTGTCCCTGCGGCGTATTCTTTTGAGCATCGGGGGAAGCGCCTATTTATTTCTTAATCCCACGCCCTATGCCGTTTTTAATTCAATTCTGCATCGCAAAAAAGGCGACGATTCTTTTGAATTGTCCACCCTTTGGGATCGCGCTCGGAGGAAGGTCGAAATTTATGGGGAAAACCGGTCCATTCTTTTGAAAGGACTGGAACATTATTTTGGCGGGCATCGGGATATGATCGATTGGACTGTTCCGGGGGCCGGCTTTTTTGTCGTCGTCCGCTTTAAAGGCGCTCCTTTTATAACGGACATGGATTTTGTGGCTGATTTATTACAGCAAGACAAGGTAACCGCTATTCCGACGAACGATTTTTTTCCTCCCGACGCCAAAGAGAGAAATCCCGCGGTCAGCCACGGCGCCCTTCGGCTTTCTTTCAGCTTTACCCGTTCCGATGATCCGGATCTTCGCCGGGCGGAAATAGAAAGGGCTGTTAATCGGTTCGGCCCCGCAATTTTGCGCCGCCTGGGGCGTGGTGTCCCCCCCCCGATGGCGCCGACATTTGGTCCCGCAGGATCGGCCGATGGGTCAACATCCGTTTCCACCTTTGCCCTTGGCGCCGCATCGGCTGTTCTGACGGTTCCGTCACTGACGGTTCCTCTTGCCCTCCCGGCTCCGAGCGTTGGTTGTCTCCCTCTCCCCATGCCGGTTTAA